One part of the Lachnospiraceae bacterium JLR.KK002 genome encodes these proteins:
- a CDS encoding AbrB/MazE/SpoVT family DNA-binding domain-containing protein, translated as MNLAKISANGQITMPAEIRRLPGLKSGDKILFFQKPGGKVVIYNASAQAIYKAQKAFEGVAEQMGVYNEDDVQVLVDEVRYGKGKD; from the coding sequence ATGAACTTAGCAAAAATCTCTGCCAATGGGCAGATTACCATGCCTGCCGAGATACGCCGCCTGCCTGGTCTGAAATCTGGCGACAAGATACTTTTCTTCCAGAAGCCAGGCGGCAAGGTCGTCATCTATAACGCTTCTGCACAGGCAATTTATAAAGCCCAGAAAGCATTTGAGGGCGTTGCCGAACAGATGGGCGTATATAATGAGGATGATGTACAGGTATTGGTTGATGAAGTACGTTACGGAAAGGGAAAAGATTGA
- the purD gene encoding phosphoribosylamine--glycine ligase: protein MRVLIVGSGGREHAIAASAARSPRVDKIYCAPGNAGIGQIAECVPIGAMEFEKLADFAEDEKIDFTIIGMDDPLVGGVVDVFEARGLKVFGPRKNAAILEGSKAFSKDLMKKYNIPTAGYETFDDPAKALAYLETARMPIVLKADGLALGKGVLICNTLEEAKAGVKEIMEDKKFGDAGNHMVVEEFMTGREVSVLSFVDGKTIRIMSSAQDHKRAKDGDQGLNTGGMGTFSPSPFYTKEVDEFCHKYIYQATVDAMAAEGRPFTGIIFFGLMLTEEGPKVLEYNARFGDPEAQVVLPRMKNDMIEVMEACVEGRLSEIDLQFEDNAAVCVVLASDGYPVSYEKGFEIRGLEKFDSEDGYYCFHAGTAEKDGKIVTNGGRVLGVTAKGADLKEARANACKATEWVEFDNKYMRHDIGKAIDEA from the coding sequence ATGAGAGTACTGATTGTAGGAAGCGGCGGCCGGGAACATGCCATTGCAGCAAGCGCGGCCAGAAGCCCCAGAGTGGATAAAATATACTGTGCGCCGGGAAATGCGGGGATTGGGCAGATTGCGGAGTGCGTGCCCATCGGAGCCATGGAATTTGAAAAGCTGGCTGATTTTGCAGAAGATGAAAAAATCGATTTTACCATTATCGGCATGGACGACCCGCTGGTGGGCGGTGTGGTGGACGTATTTGAGGCCAGAGGTCTGAAAGTATTCGGCCCCCGGAAAAATGCCGCTATCCTGGAAGGCAGCAAGGCCTTTTCCAAGGATTTGATGAAAAAATACAACATTCCCACTGCAGGTTATGAGACCTTTGATGATCCTGCAAAGGCCCTTGCATATCTGGAAACGGCCAGAATGCCCATTGTGCTGAAAGCCGACGGGCTCGCTCTGGGCAAAGGGGTGCTCATCTGCAATACGCTGGAGGAAGCGAAAGCAGGGGTAAAGGAAATTATGGAGGATAAGAAGTTCGGAGACGCCGGGAACCATATGGTGGTGGAAGAATTTATGACGGGCCGGGAAGTGTCCGTGCTGTCCTTCGTGGACGGGAAAACCATCCGGATTATGTCTTCGGCTCAGGACCATAAACGGGCGAAAGACGGAGACCAGGGCCTGAACACCGGAGGTATGGGAACCTTTTCTCCCAGTCCCTTCTATACGAAGGAAGTGGACGAGTTCTGCCATAAATATATCTACCAGGCCACGGTGGACGCCATGGCTGCAGAGGGACGTCCTTTTACCGGAATTATTTTCTTCGGCCTGATGCTGACGGAAGAAGGACCGAAGGTGCTGGAGTATAACGCCCGATTCGGCGACCCGGAAGCTCAGGTGGTACTGCCCAGAATGAAAAACGACATGATAGAGGTGATGGAAGCCTGCGTGGAAGGCAGACTTTCCGAGATTGATTTGCAGTTTGAAGACAATGCGGCGGTCTGCGTGGTGCTGGCTTCCGACGGATATCCCGTTTCCTACGAGAAAGGATTTGAAATCCGGGGGCTGGAGAAATTTGACTCAGAAGACGGATATTACTGTTTCCATGCGGGAACAGCCGAAAAGGACGGGAAGATTGTCACCAATGGCGGCCGGGTACTGGGCGTCACCGCCAAGGGAGCTGATTTGAAAGAAGCCCGAGCCAATGCCTGTAAGGCCACGGAATGGGTGGAATTTGACAATAAATATATGCGCCATGATATTGGAAAGGCCATTGACGAGGCATAA
- a CDS encoding PIN domain-containing protein: MKLLADTNILISAVLFPRSKPAKALVYTAENHEMVLCDQNLTELREVLNREAGIRTPKK; encoded by the coding sequence TTGAAGTTACTTGCAGATACCAACATTCTGATTTCCGCAGTGCTGTTCCCACGGTCAAAACCCGCAAAAGCATTAGTATATACCGCTGAGAACCACGAGATGGTCCTGTGTGACCAGAATCTGACGGAGCTTCGGGAAGTCCTTAACAGGGAAGCAGGTATCCGGACGCCGAAGAAGTAA
- the vanR gene encoding VanR-ABDEGLN family response regulator transcription factor, whose translation MKDRILVVDDEKEIADLVTFYLESENFEVITCYTAEDALEQVKGTRFDLAILDIMLPGTSGFEICKKIRETCTYPIIMLTAKDEEIDKIRGLMLGADDYMTKPFRPLELVARVKAQLRRYKRYNQPQTPDGQDNSLLVHGGLIINVKTHECRLDEKPLVLTPTEFSILKILCERKGEVVSSEDLFHGVWKDEYYSKSNNTITVHIRHLREKMKDSVEHPKYIKTVWGVGYKIEN comes from the coding sequence ATGAAGGACAGAATTTTAGTGGTAGATGATGAAAAGGAAATTGCCGATTTGGTTACCTTTTATCTGGAAAGCGAAAATTTCGAGGTGATTACCTGTTATACTGCTGAAGACGCATTGGAGCAGGTGAAGGGAACCCGGTTTGACCTTGCCATTCTGGATATTATGCTGCCGGGCACCAGTGGATTTGAGATTTGTAAGAAAATCCGGGAAACATGTACATATCCCATTATTATGCTGACCGCAAAGGATGAGGAAATTGATAAAATCCGGGGACTGATGCTGGGAGCGGACGATTATATGACGAAACCCTTCCGGCCTCTGGAGCTGGTGGCCCGCGTGAAAGCGCAGCTTCGCCGCTATAAACGTTATAACCAGCCTCAGACTCCGGATGGACAGGATAATTCCCTGCTGGTGCACGGCGGGCTGATTATAAATGTGAAAACCCATGAATGCCGCCTGGATGAAAAACCCCTGGTGCTGACGCCCACAGAATTTTCCATTCTGAAAATTCTCTGTGAACGCAAGGGGGAAGTGGTCAGCTCAGAAGATTTGTTCCATGGAGTGTGGAAGGATGAATATTACAGCAAAAGCAACAATACCATCACGGTACATATCCGCCATCTGCGGGAAAAAATGAAAGATTCCGTGGAACATCCAAAATACATAAAAACAGTATGGGGAGTGGGTTATAAAATTGAAAACTGA
- the vanS gene encoding vancomycin resistance histidine kinase VanS has product MKTEERKDFHDSEQRQKTMGFRIFGFWKNRKSRKKKNSVYSRLRFKIFMQTFAMVILTFLIIFTFYSRFWFRRVGDWIVKFLQDAFRLDYEDALNIYQYGLRENSSLIIFGAVAVCFLLLFHFSLSWFVRYFNEIDEGIDRLIQGDNREITMSPEMAPMERKLNVLRQTLEKRELEAKLAEERKNNLVMYLAHDIRTPLTSVIGYLSLLEEAPDMPEEQKAKYVHITLEKSNRLEQLINEFFEITRYNIQEIVLEKEKIDLYYMLLQMIEEFYPVLEEKGNKAVLHSDENVTVSGDPVKLARVFNNILKNAVAYSYPHTQIDILVQEIPPSEESAGEIIIRFRNQGKTIPKEKLTAIFDKFYRMDEARNSDTGGAGLGLAIAKEIVTIHGGRIFAESEKGQITFQVELPGD; this is encoded by the coding sequence TTGAAAACTGAAGAAAGAAAGGATTTCCATGATTCAGAGCAGAGGCAGAAGACCATGGGATTTCGGATTTTTGGATTCTGGAAAAACAGAAAAAGCAGGAAAAAGAAAAATTCCGTCTATTCCAGACTGAGATTTAAGATTTTCATGCAGACCTTTGCCATGGTGATACTGACTTTTTTGATTATCTTTACCTTTTACAGCCGGTTTTGGTTCCGCCGGGTGGGGGACTGGATTGTAAAATTCCTGCAGGACGCCTTTCGTCTGGACTACGAAGATGCGCTGAATATTTACCAGTATGGACTCAGAGAAAATTCCAGCCTGATTATTTTCGGAGCAGTGGCAGTGTGCTTTTTACTGCTGTTTCACTTTTCCCTTTCCTGGTTTGTGCGGTATTTTAACGAGATAGACGAAGGAATTGACCGTCTGATTCAGGGAGATAACCGGGAAATCACCATGTCGCCGGAAATGGCGCCTATGGAGCGGAAGCTGAATGTACTGCGTCAGACTCTGGAAAAGAGGGAACTGGAAGCAAAGCTGGCGGAGGAGAGAAAAAATAATCTTGTGATGTATCTGGCCCACGATATCCGCACGCCTCTGACCTCGGTGATTGGTTATCTGAGCCTTCTGGAAGAAGCGCCGGATATGCCGGAGGAACAGAAGGCCAAATATGTGCATATTACACTGGAGAAGTCAAACCGGCTGGAACAGTTAATCAATGAATTTTTTGAAATTACCAGATATAATATTCAGGAAATTGTGCTGGAAAAAGAAAAGATTGACCTCTATTATATGTTGCTGCAGATGATAGAAGAATTCTATCCGGTGCTGGAAGAAAAAGGCAATAAAGCGGTGCTTCACAGTGATGAAAATGTGACGGTCAGCGGGGATCCGGTGAAGCTGGCGCGGGTATTCAACAATATCCTGAAAAATGCCGTTGCCTACAGTTATCCCCATACACAGATAGACATTCTGGTGCAGGAAATTCCTCCGTCAGAAGAATCTGCAGGGGAAATTATAATTCGCTTCCGAAATCAGGGGAAAACCATTCCAAAAGAAAAACTGACAGCTATTTTCGATAAATTTTACCGGATGGATGAAGCCAGAAACTCCGATACGGGAGGCGCCGGTCTGGGGCTTGCCATCGCAAAGGAAATTGTGACCATCCATGGCGGGCGGATTTTTGCCGAGAGTGAAAAAGGGCAGATTACATTCCAGGTGGAACTGCCGGGGGACTGA
- the purN gene encoding phosphoribosylglycinamide formyltransferase has product MLKIAVCVSGGGTNLQAILDGIDEGTITDTCVAAVISNNPGAYALERAKNHGIEGVCISPKEFPDRESFNRAFLEKLDSYQVDLVVLAGFLVVLPESMIQKYRNRIINIHPSLIPSFCGTGYYGLKVHEGALARGVKVTGATVHFVDEGTDTGPIILQQPVAVEPEDTPETLQRRVMEQAEWKILPQAIDLIARGKVHVENGKAVILEQPKRRKL; this is encoded by the coding sequence ATGCTGAAGATAGCAGTCTGCGTGTCCGGCGGCGGCACCAATCTGCAGGCCATACTGGACGGGATTGATGAGGGGACTATAACAGATACCTGTGTTGCGGCGGTGATTAGCAACAATCCCGGCGCTTATGCCCTGGAGCGGGCGAAAAACCACGGAATCGAAGGGGTATGCATTTCTCCGAAAGAGTTTCCGGACCGGGAAAGTTTTAACCGGGCCTTTCTGGAGAAGCTGGACAGCTATCAGGTGGATCTGGTGGTGCTGGCGGGATTTCTGGTGGTGCTGCCGGAATCCATGATACAAAAATACCGGAACCGGATTATCAATATTCATCCCTCCCTGATTCCCTCTTTCTGCGGAACGGGGTATTACGGACTGAAAGTCCACGAAGGGGCCCTGGCCCGCGGCGTGAAAGTGACGGGAGCAACGGTGCATTTTGTGGATGAGGGGACGGATACCGGGCCCATTATCCTGCAGCAGCCGGTGGCTGTGGAACCGGAGGACACGCCGGAGACCCTGCAGCGGCGGGTGATGGAGCAGGCCGAGTGGAAGATTCTGCCCCAGGCCATAGATTTGATTGCCAGGGGAAAGGTTCATGTGGAAAATGGGAAAGCTGTGATTCTGGAGCAGCCAAAAAGGAGGAAGTTATGA